Proteins encoded within one genomic window of Halocatena marina:
- a CDS encoding DUF5816 domain-containing protein, whose protein sequence is MEARTHPTGETLYIDSTTGENGSKGPFYIVYHTERGDRQWGFFCSNCDTFDTAVDSMGRIQCNNCNNINKADVWDAAHE, encoded by the coding sequence ATGGAAGCGCGGACACATCCAACGGGTGAAACGCTGTACATCGATTCCACGACGGGTGAGAACGGGTCAAAGGGACCTTTCTATATCGTCTATCACACCGAACGTGGGGACAGACAGTGGGGCTTTTTCTGCTCGAATTGTGATACATTTGACACTGCTGTCGATTCGATGGGCCGTATTCAGTGCAATAACTGCAATAATATCAATAAAGCAGATGTGTGGGACGCTGCACACGAGTGA
- a CDS encoding NADP-dependent malic enzyme: MGLDEDSLAYHREEPPGKLAISTTKPTNTQRDLSLAYSPGVAAPCLAIDDDPTKAYQYTAKGNLVGVVSNGSAVLGLGDIGAQASKPVMEGKGVLFKRFADIDVFDIELDETDVDAFVDAVAAMEPTFGGINLEDIAAPACFEIESRLRERMDIPVFHDDQHGTAIISGAALLNAADVVGKDLQDLDIVFSGAGASAIATARFYVSLGARKENITMCDSSGIITESRVDNGEINKFKQQFARDIQDGTLSDAMADSDVFVGLSAGGIVSQEMVRSMASDPIVFAMANPDPEIDYDAAKEAREDTVIMATGRSDYPNQVNNVLGFPFIFRGALDARATDINEPMMVAAAEALAELARKDVPDAVLKAYGDQPLQFGPEYIIPKPIDSRVLFEVSSAVAKAAIESGVSRNSLEIEPYREQLEARLGKSHEMMRIVLNKAKSDTQRIVLAEGDDDKMIRAAYQLEEQEIAEPVLIGDRGHISETALSLGLDFTPEIVDPGEESLEPYADRLYELRKRKGITQREANDLITDGNHLGSVMVEMGDADALLTGLTHHYPSALRPPLQVIGTAPDAEYAAGVYMLTFQNRVVFCADATVNQDPDEDVLAEIAQHTANLARRFNVSPRVAFLSYSDFGSVRTEGTRKPRLAAKQLQTNPSVDFPVDGEMQADTAVVEEILEGTYGFSELDGPANVLVFPNLEAGNIGYKLLQRLGGADAIGPMLVGMDKPVHVLQRGDEVADIVNLAGVAAVDAQDT; encoded by the coding sequence ATGGGACTGGATGAGGACTCATTAGCGTATCATCGAGAGGAGCCACCAGGGAAGCTAGCGATTTCGACGACTAAGCCGACGAACACCCAGCGTGATCTGAGTCTCGCGTACTCACCAGGGGTTGCGGCCCCGTGTCTCGCGATCGACGACGATCCAACAAAAGCCTACCAGTACACGGCGAAGGGGAATCTCGTCGGTGTAGTCTCAAACGGAAGCGCGGTACTGGGGCTGGGTGATATTGGTGCGCAGGCTTCCAAACCGGTGATGGAAGGCAAAGGCGTGTTGTTCAAGCGATTTGCGGATATCGATGTCTTTGACATCGAACTTGACGAAACCGATGTCGATGCGTTCGTCGATGCAGTTGCAGCGATGGAGCCGACGTTCGGCGGAATCAACCTCGAAGACATCGCAGCTCCTGCCTGTTTCGAAATCGAATCACGACTGCGCGAGCGGATGGACATTCCGGTGTTCCACGACGACCAGCACGGAACTGCGATTATCTCTGGCGCTGCGCTGCTCAACGCTGCCGATGTGGTCGGCAAAGACCTGCAGGATCTCGATATTGTTTTCTCGGGAGCGGGTGCGAGCGCTATCGCGACAGCGCGCTTTTACGTTTCACTCGGTGCACGAAAAGAGAATATTACGATGTGTGATTCCTCAGGGATCATCACGGAATCACGCGTCGATAACGGTGAAATCAACAAATTCAAACAACAGTTCGCCAGAGACATCCAAGACGGAACACTGAGCGATGCGATGGCCGATTCGGACGTGTTCGTTGGCTTGTCGGCGGGCGGAATTGTCTCACAAGAGATGGTCCGCTCGATGGCGAGTGATCCAATCGTCTTCGCAATGGCGAATCCGGATCCCGAAATCGACTACGACGCGGCAAAAGAAGCGCGCGAGGACACCGTGATCATGGCGACAGGGCGCTCGGATTATCCGAATCAGGTGAACAACGTGCTTGGATTCCCGTTCATCTTCCGCGGAGCACTGGACGCGCGCGCGACAGATATCAACGAACCGATGATGGTCGCCGCAGCCGAGGCACTGGCGGAACTCGCTCGCAAAGACGTACCGGACGCCGTTCTCAAAGCCTACGGCGATCAACCACTCCAGTTTGGACCGGAGTATATTATCCCGAAGCCGATCGATTCGCGCGTTCTCTTCGAAGTGTCGTCGGCTGTCGCAAAAGCGGCAATCGAAAGTGGCGTCAGCCGAAATTCACTGGAAATTGAGCCGTACCGCGAGCAGCTCGAAGCCCGTCTCGGCAAATCACACGAGATGATGCGGATCGTTCTCAACAAGGCCAAATCCGACACCCAACGGATCGTCCTTGCTGAGGGTGATGACGATAAGATGATTCGGGCGGCTTACCAGCTCGAAGAGCAGGAAATCGCCGAGCCTGTCCTTATCGGCGATCGTGGGCACATCAGCGAAACTGCCCTTTCGCTTGGGCTCGATTTCACCCCCGAGATCGTCGATCCGGGCGAAGAGTCGCTCGAACCGTACGCCGATCGACTCTATGAACTGCGAAAGCGCAAAGGAATCACACAACGAGAGGCGAACGATCTGATCACGGATGGAAATCACCTCGGAAGCGTCATGGTCGAGATGGGTGATGCGGATGCGCTGTTGACGGGGTTGACCCACCACTATCCGTCGGCGCTGCGCCCGCCGCTGCAGGTAATCGGAACTGCTCCCGACGCAGAATACGCTGCAGGCGTGTACATGCTGACGTTCCAAAATCGCGTGGTGTTCTGCGCCGATGCAACGGTGAATCAGGACCCGGATGAAGATGTCTTGGCAGAGATCGCCCAGCACACGGCGAATCTAGCGCGCCGATTCAACGTCTCGCCACGCGTCGCGTTCCTGTCGTATTCGGACTTCGGGAGTGTACGGACCGAAGGCACCCGCAAGCCACGATTGGCAGCCAAGCAACTACAGACGAATCCGTCGGTCGATTTCCCCGTTGATGGGGAGATGCAGGCCGACACGGCAGTCGTCGAGGAAATACTTGAGGGGACGTACGGTTTCTCTGAACTCGATGGACCAGCGAACGTCCTCGTGTTCCCGAACCTTGAGGCAGGTAACATCGGATACAAACTCCTCCAGCGACTGGGTGGAGCCGACGCGATCGGTCCGATGCTCGTCGGTATGGACAAACCTGTGCACGTCCTCCAGCGCGGTGACGAAGTCGCCGATATCGTCAACCTCGCTGGCGTCGCTGCTGTCGATGCGCAGGATACATAA
- a CDS encoding replication factor C large subunit, producing the protein MTDWTEKYRPSTLAEVRGNNKARDALREWAESWENHQESIILHGSPGVGKTSAAHALANDMEWSTIELNASDQRTADAIERFAGGAAMNQSLSGTGRQLVILDEADNIHGTADRGGARVVTRLAKETRQPMVLIANEYYEMSNALRNACRDIEFRDVSARSIVPVLRDICRKESIEYDEDALKTIAETNSGDLRGAVNDLQAIAEQTDRLDTADVVTGERDRTEGIFQLLDAVFKEQDARGALEFSYDVDETPDDAISWIEDNVPKDYDGEELADAYEYLAAADRWLGRVRATQNYTYWRYASDNMTAGVAAARQEPKGGWTRYGPPSYWSKLGRSKSTRTKRDYIAQQIAESSGTSMATARRQILPYLSVITHHCKNRELTVAVAARYDLDAEHVAFVTGSGEDTNKVQSIVADAEQLRSEPSEKRVETEGAGNEIEISSDNGSDADTDDESETQNDGESAAPEEEPTGDGSEAADDQQSGLSDFL; encoded by the coding sequence ATGACTGACTGGACAGAGAAGTACCGCCCATCGACGCTGGCGGAGGTTCGGGGAAACAACAAAGCGCGCGATGCACTACGCGAGTGGGCGGAGTCGTGGGAGAATCACCAAGAATCGATCATTTTGCATGGGAGTCCCGGTGTTGGGAAGACATCTGCTGCACACGCGCTCGCAAATGATATGGAGTGGTCGACAATCGAACTCAACGCGAGCGATCAGCGCACCGCGGACGCCATCGAACGGTTCGCTGGTGGGGCAGCGATGAATCAGTCGCTGTCGGGGACGGGCCGTCAGCTCGTCATCCTGGACGAAGCGGACAACATCCACGGTACTGCGGACAGGGGCGGCGCACGCGTTGTTACCCGGCTCGCAAAGGAAACGCGACAGCCCATGGTCCTCATTGCAAACGAGTACTACGAGATGTCGAACGCGCTCCGGAATGCCTGTCGAGATATCGAGTTCCGGGACGTTTCCGCGCGTTCGATCGTCCCCGTACTCCGGGATATCTGTCGAAAGGAGAGCATCGAATACGACGAGGACGCGTTGAAAACAATCGCCGAGACCAACAGCGGAGATCTTCGAGGAGCGGTGAACGATCTGCAAGCAATTGCTGAACAGACCGACCGACTCGACACCGCTGACGTGGTGACGGGCGAACGAGATCGGACCGAGGGGATTTTTCAGCTCCTTGATGCCGTTTTCAAAGAGCAAGACGCACGTGGTGCGCTCGAATTCTCGTACGATGTCGACGAAACACCTGATGACGCCATCAGTTGGATCGAAGACAACGTACCGAAAGATTACGACGGGGAAGAACTCGCAGACGCCTACGAGTATCTCGCGGCTGCTGATCGCTGGCTCGGACGAGTGCGTGCAACGCAGAACTACACGTACTGGCGGTATGCGAGTGACAACATGACTGCTGGCGTCGCCGCCGCACGTCAAGAGCCGAAAGGAGGATGGACGCGCTATGGCCCACCGAGCTACTGGTCAAAGCTCGGACGATCGAAAAGCACCCGGACAAAACGCGACTACATCGCGCAACAAATCGCTGAATCGAGCGGGACAAGCATGGCGACAGCGCGCAGGCAAATTCTTCCCTATCTCTCGGTGATCACACACCACTGCAAGAACCGCGAGCTGACCGTCGCTGTGGCCGCCCGATATGATCTCGATGCCGAACACGTCGCATTCGTCACTGGAAGCGGTGAGGATACGAACAAGGTCCAATCAATCGTTGCGGACGCAGAACAACTGCGTTCGGAACCGAGCGAGAAACGTGTCGAAACTGAGGGCGCCGGTAACGAAATCGAGATCAGTTCAGACAACGGTTCGGATGCCGATACAGACGATGAATCCGAAACCCAGAACGACGGAGAGTCGGCGGCTCCCGAGGAGGAACCGACCGGAGATGGTTCCGAGGCGGCCGACGATCAACAATCAGGACTGAGTGATTTTCTGTAG
- a CDS encoding AbrB/MazE/SpoVT family DNA-binding domain-containing protein, with translation MSEATLDNRGRLTLPKEIRERYGEHYYIVTLHDSVKLVPIADNPLSALREEFAGVEKTAHELREEARREAIDEAGS, from the coding sequence ATGTCCGAGGCAACGCTCGACAACCGTGGCCGACTCACGCTTCCAAAGGAGATTCGGGAGCGCTACGGGGAACACTACTACATCGTTACACTCCACGATAGCGTCAAGCTCGTTCCAATCGCGGACAATCCCCTCTCAGCGCTCCGCGAGGAATTTGCTGGTGTGGAGAAGACGGCCCACGAACTCCGTGAGGAAGCACGACGGGAAGCGATCGACGAGGCTGGGAGTTAA
- a CDS encoding COX15/CtaA family protein has protein sequence MRFRFRQLMLATTGLTFVLMLLGIYTAAFGAGLTCGARWPFCDGWLGLFPATIPSFIEWFHRLVAMVTGFVIIGTAYAAWTRADDRRIAWIVTLAVLLLPLQIGLGAVTVTLSGLLSWGYTPSVQILHYTVALTILTLLTVGTALSLTPTNAESATRLSRRLLRRLTATVLILVPIQYLFSYGTLFVYSAEIQIVYYALTLAIYAVLVSIAVWTTEYEGISVAPSSSSTSSSSSSTGSVSSSFTRLRWLSTLGSGVLAVQMLLGRQLWGTVIPPLITDGLSIVLFVIALVTVWIVFRDGGSTPASAQTQRSD, from the coding sequence ATGAGGTTCCGATTTCGCCAGCTCATGCTAGCCACGACAGGCCTAACGTTCGTGCTCATGCTGCTCGGTATCTACACCGCCGCGTTCGGTGCCGGGTTAACATGCGGGGCGCGGTGGCCGTTCTGTGATGGATGGCTCGGATTGTTTCCTGCGACAATTCCGAGTTTCATCGAGTGGTTCCACCGCCTCGTCGCCATGGTCACCGGCTTTGTCATCATCGGGACGGCGTATGCCGCGTGGACGCGCGCTGATGACCGCCGAATCGCGTGGATAGTCACGCTTGCAGTGCTGCTGTTGCCCCTTCAGATTGGCCTCGGCGCTGTGACGGTAACACTCAGTGGACTGTTGTCGTGGGGCTACACACCGAGCGTTCAGATCCTTCACTACACAGTTGCACTCACTATCCTCACGCTGTTGACCGTTGGCACAGCACTTTCACTCACTCCAACAAACGCCGAGTCAGCCACACGACTATCACGACGCCTTCTCCGGCGACTGACTGCAACGGTCCTCATCCTCGTCCCAATTCAGTACCTGTTCAGCTACGGCACGCTGTTCGTCTACTCTGCCGAAATTCAAATTGTCTACTACGCACTCACACTGGCGATCTACGCAGTACTCGTTTCGATCGCCGTCTGGACAACAGAATACGAGGGCATATCTGTGGCTCCATCGTCGTCATCGACATCCTCGTCCTCGTCTTCCACTGGATCGGTGTCGTCATCGTTCACCCGTCTCCGGTGGTTGTCTACGCTTGGTTCTGGTGTGCTTGCCGTCCAGATGCTTCTCGGCCGCCAGCTGTGGGGGACGGTCATTCCGCCACTCATCACGGATGGACTCAGCATCGTGCTGTTCGTCATAGCCCTCGTTACTGTGTGGATCGTCTTCCGTGACGGTGGATCGACACCGGCTAGCGCACAGACGCAAAGATCCGATTAG
- a CDS encoding GNAT family N-acetyltransferase, with the protein MFPETIETDRLRLEQLTMEHLFELYDHTSVDAPAIDEITQYVTWSPNRSLKETRSFIEEQETQWEKGEEATYVVYPREEEDNAGEFGGCTGLSIDWSRRTGQLGFWLRKPLWGRGYSHERATALIALAFDRLDLDLVTVNHHPDNEQSARAIQKYVEAHGGRRDGYLRNHLVYQDGTVADEVRYSIAREEYDANKS; encoded by the coding sequence ATGTTTCCCGAAACCATCGAGACCGACCGTCTTCGGCTCGAACAGCTCACGATGGAGCACTTATTCGAGTTATACGATCACACTTCGGTCGACGCTCCGGCGATCGACGAAATCACGCAGTACGTCACGTGGTCGCCAAATCGGTCGCTCAAAGAAACGCGATCGTTCATCGAAGAACAGGAGACACAGTGGGAGAAGGGCGAGGAGGCGACCTATGTCGTGTACCCACGAGAAGAAGAGGACAATGCCGGCGAGTTCGGTGGCTGCACCGGACTCAGTATCGACTGGTCCCGCCGAACCGGTCAACTCGGGTTCTGGTTGCGCAAGCCGCTCTGGGGTCGTGGCTACTCACATGAACGAGCGACAGCACTCATCGCTCTCGCGTTCGATCGGCTCGACCTCGATCTCGTGACCGTCAACCATCACCCGGACAACGAACAATCAGCGCGCGCAATTCAGAAATACGTCGAAGCACACGGCGGCCGCCGTGACGGCTACCTGCGTAACCACCTCGTCTATCAGGACGGCACTGTCGCCGACGAAGTTCGATATAGCATCGCACGAGAAGAATACGACGCGAATAAGAGCTGA
- a CDS encoding proteasome-activating nucleotidase, which produces MSRSPSLPDRPQLELDPEMSPAERLDALQRHYGRILEVNEQLTDQLETTQSQQGALRDDVDQLQRENETLKTSAQYIATVEEIIDDQVVIKQHGNNQEVLTELSPRLQEQIEAGDRVSISDSFTVQSVLSNETDARAQAMQVDQRPTVSYGDIGGLDDKIVEVRETVEEPLLNPEQFDAVGIDPPSGVLLYGPPGTGKTMLAKAVANQTDATFIKMAGSELVQKFIGEGARLVRDLFELAEEREPAVIFIDEIDAIASKRTDSKTSGDAEVQRTMMQLLSEMDGFDGRGQISIIAATNRFDMLDRAILRPGRFDRLIEIPTPDQEGRERIIEIHASEMDINESVEYSELATMTEGFSGAELASFVTEAGMFAIREERTTVRDEDFEAAYEKLEDDEETTVTTAAFY; this is translated from the coding sequence ATGTCCCGTAGTCCTTCGTTGCCGGACCGGCCCCAGTTGGAGTTGGATCCGGAAATGTCGCCCGCTGAGCGACTTGATGCGCTGCAGCGACATTACGGACGAATTCTTGAAGTCAATGAACAGCTCACCGATCAGCTCGAAACAACGCAATCACAGCAAGGCGCACTGCGTGATGATGTCGATCAACTCCAGCGAGAAAACGAGACGCTGAAAACTTCTGCTCAGTATATTGCGACCGTCGAGGAAATTATCGACGATCAGGTTGTCATCAAGCAACACGGAAACAACCAGGAGGTGTTGACAGAGCTCTCACCACGGCTTCAAGAACAGATTGAAGCCGGTGACCGCGTTTCGATCAGCGACTCATTTACCGTCCAGTCGGTTCTTAGCAACGAAACTGATGCACGCGCACAGGCAATGCAAGTTGACCAGCGGCCGACGGTCTCCTACGGTGACATCGGCGGACTCGACGATAAGATCGTTGAAGTGCGCGAGACAGTCGAAGAGCCGCTGCTCAATCCCGAGCAGTTCGATGCTGTTGGTATCGATCCGCCGTCGGGCGTGTTGCTCTACGGACCCCCGGGGACAGGGAAGACGATGCTTGCAAAGGCGGTTGCCAACCAGACCGACGCGACGTTCATCAAAATGGCTGGCTCGGAACTCGTCCAGAAATTCATCGGAGAGGGTGCACGTCTCGTGCGTGACCTCTTTGAACTGGCCGAAGAGCGCGAGCCTGCCGTTATTTTCATCGACGAGATCGACGCGATCGCCTCGAAGCGGACGGATTCGAAAACGTCGGGCGATGCCGAAGTCCAGCGTACTATGATGCAGTTGCTCTCCGAGATGGACGGCTTCGACGGACGGGGACAGATCAGCATCATCGCGGCCACCAACCGATTCGACATGCTCGACCGCGCTATCCTCCGACCCGGACGGTTCGATCGTCTTATCGAGATACCAACGCCCGATCAGGAAGGTCGAGAGCGCATCATCGAAATCCACGCTTCAGAGATGGATATCAACGAATCGGTCGAGTACAGCGAGCTCGCAACGATGACAGAGGGCTTCAGTGGTGCCGAATTGGCGAGTTTCGTCACCGAGGCCGGGATGTTTGCAATCCGTGAAGAACGCACGACTGTCCGCGATGAGGACTTCGAGGCCGCCTACGAGAAACTAGAGGACGACGAAGAGACGACAGTAACGACCGCTGCGTTCTACTGA
- a CDS encoding DUF3592 domain-containing protein codes for MQFSVGETPIEVNRGTVVMVLFGLALFTLGGYDYVQQSAAIDDAVSVEATIVESSIVQPEDSSEYEVRVAYRYYYQGTEYKSNKLFPSDISQLYESRSKAESVIASYEPDTTVTAYVDPAAPNEAFLERQTTQDPLIFMLIGAFAILWIALDAVGAQNPGQGTKLRPKSEYESTRYQTLFGIDRDTINSTSKRSIVAALIALEVSIVAVVFLAFSADSPGTPSSPRAVELLDPIGLLLITALIAILLVIASLLLYSLWSFTEYRRLRERISEPHPPSPFKHPTRLVTILTTNDDLDDYGRRVKKTGFTFVLALFFIGALLNELVF; via the coding sequence ATGCAATTCTCCGTTGGTGAGACACCCATTGAAGTCAATCGGGGGACTGTCGTGATGGTACTCTTTGGACTCGCACTTTTCACGCTCGGAGGGTACGACTACGTCCAGCAGTCGGCGGCGATTGACGACGCAGTTTCCGTAGAGGCAACTATCGTTGAGTCCTCCATTGTACAACCAGAGGACAGCAGCGAATACGAGGTTCGCGTTGCGTATCGCTACTACTATCAGGGAACTGAGTACAAGAGCAACAAATTATTTCCTAGTGATATCAGTCAATTGTATGAGTCAAGATCGAAGGCGGAGTCCGTAATCGCATCATACGAACCTGACACAACGGTCACTGCGTATGTCGATCCTGCTGCCCCCAACGAGGCGTTCTTAGAGCGGCAAACGACACAAGATCCGCTTATATTCATGCTGATTGGCGCGTTTGCAATACTCTGGATAGCGCTCGATGCCGTCGGTGCGCAAAATCCTGGTCAGGGTACGAAGCTGCGACCCAAAAGCGAATACGAATCAACACGGTATCAAACACTGTTTGGCATTGACCGTGACACAATCAACAGCACTAGTAAGAGGTCAATCGTAGCGGCGCTGATTGCCCTGGAGGTGTCGATAGTCGCAGTGGTGTTTCTCGCGTTCTCGGCAGATTCGCCTGGCACTCCCTCATCACCAAGGGCGGTTGAACTGTTGGATCCGATCGGGTTACTACTCATTACAGCGTTGATTGCGATTCTCCTAGTGATCGCATCGTTATTGCTCTATAGTCTCTGGTCGTTCACCGAGTATCGGCGGCTCCGTGAGCGAATATCGGAACCGCACCCACCAAGTCCGTTCAAACACCCCACACGGCTCGTTACGATACTCACTACAAATGATGATCTTGACGATTATGGAAGACGGGTCAAGAAAACCGGTTTCACGTTCGTATTGGCACTCTTCTTCATCGGAGCGCTCCTGAATGAACTTGTGTTCTGA
- a CDS encoding ABC transporter permease: MSWSVIAEKDFQDAIRSKVLWGLSVLFILFAAGAAFAYSQIQGLQQGGPGLSSIGLLNFLQGPVGFLVPIIGLLLGYKALSGEVETGSIKLLLSLPHNRTNVILGKLLGRTSVLAISAVVGFAAATVVLLAFYPELSPVSYGLFILLTIVFGAVYVSIGLGISALTKSTSKAAAGIFGMFILFNVLWQWIGFGIHYVLNGTIFFRQPPDWFLLFIRLSPNGAFNGTLSVLLDPTNPMANMMSQSGDPFYLSAWFAFLILLCWIALPIGFGNLRFQRLDL; encoded by the coding sequence ATGAGCTGGTCCGTCATCGCGGAGAAGGACTTTCAGGACGCCATCCGTTCGAAAGTGCTGTGGGGGCTATCAGTACTGTTCATCCTTTTTGCGGCCGGTGCCGCGTTTGCGTACTCTCAGATTCAAGGCCTCCAGCAGGGAGGCCCGGGTCTATCCTCTATCGGCCTCCTCAACTTCCTCCAAGGTCCAGTTGGATTCCTCGTGCCAATTATTGGGTTACTGCTGGGATATAAAGCACTCTCTGGAGAAGTCGAGACAGGAAGCATCAAGCTACTGCTTTCGCTCCCGCACAATCGTACGAACGTTATTCTCGGTAAACTTCTGGGGCGGACGTCTGTCCTTGCGATATCAGCTGTCGTCGGATTCGCCGCGGCGACGGTCGTCCTTCTCGCATTCTATCCGGAGCTTTCACCGGTCAGCTACGGTCTATTCATTCTGTTGACCATTGTGTTCGGTGCAGTCTACGTGAGCATTGGGCTCGGAATTTCTGCACTGACGAAATCCACATCGAAAGCCGCAGCCGGAATCTTCGGGATGTTTATTCTTTTCAACGTACTGTGGCAGTGGATTGGATTCGGAATCCACTATGTCCTCAATGGAACTATCTTCTTCCGACAACCACCAGACTGGTTCTTGTTATTTATTCGGCTGAGCCCTAACGGTGCGTTCAATGGCACCCTCAGTGTGCTACTCGATCCAACAAACCCAATGGCGAATATGATGTCCCAAAGCGGCGATCCGTTCTACCTGTCTGCGTGGTTTGCGTTCCTCATCCTGCTCTGTTGGATTGCCCTCCCGATCGGGTTCGGTAACCTCCGATTCCAGCGCCTGGATCTATAA
- a CDS encoding PIN domain-containing protein → MYAETDFLLALIKDEDWLGDAAETVYREHRDSLWTSQFALIELLLVAYREERDTEHVIANAANLVEVRGDVDTVVAAASYVEDHGFTPFDALHLVESNGDTVVSSDETYEDFAPRLDLKEIDH, encoded by the coding sequence ATGTACGCAGAGACGGACTTTCTGCTTGCACTCATCAAGGATGAGGATTGGCTCGGTGACGCAGCCGAGACCGTGTACCGCGAACACCGTGACTCGCTCTGGACGTCGCAGTTCGCGCTTATCGAACTCCTCCTCGTCGCGTACCGAGAGGAGCGCGACACCGAGCATGTCATTGCCAACGCTGCGAACCTTGTCGAGGTTCGGGGTGATGTGGATACGGTAGTCGCGGCGGCGAGTTACGTCGAAGATCACGGATTCACGCCCTTCGACGCGCTCCATCTCGTCGAATCCAACGGCGATACCGTCGTATCGAGTGACGAGACGTACGAAGACTTCGCGCCCCGACTCGATTTGAAAGAGATCGACCATTGA
- a CDS encoding ABC transporter ATP-binding protein: MASIELDGVTKRFGNVTALNNLDLTVNEGEIYGFLGPNGAGKSTTINILLDFVRPTSGNVQVLGHDAHEESVAVRQRVGVLPDGYHVYDRLTGRKHLQFAIDSKEANDDPDAILERVGIADDGDRKAGGYSKGMKQRLVLGMALVGKPDLLILDEPSTGLDPSGAREMREIIRQERDRGAAVFFSSHILGQVDAVCDRVGILREGELVAEDTVSGLRNAVSTGSTLVVNVDHVPNDIKGRLQALTGVSSVTVDDTVIKIDTNNGSKSAVLTTIEESGVNVEDFSTRDASLEDLFIAYTSDKQEVTA, translated from the coding sequence ATGGCCTCCATAGAATTAGACGGCGTAACCAAACGCTTTGGTAACGTCACCGCCCTGAATAATTTAGATCTTACAGTAAATGAAGGAGAAATATACGGTTTTTTAGGTCCAAACGGAGCTGGAAAATCGACGACGATCAACATCTTACTCGATTTCGTGCGGCCGACGTCTGGAAACGTTCAGGTTCTTGGCCATGATGCACACGAAGAGAGCGTCGCAGTTCGCCAGCGCGTGGGCGTGCTCCCGGACGGATATCACGTGTACGACCGACTCACTGGGCGCAAACACCTCCAATTTGCCATCGATTCGAAAGAAGCAAACGATGATCCGGACGCGATTCTCGAACGCGTCGGCATCGCCGACGATGGCGATCGGAAGGCTGGTGGGTACTCGAAAGGGATGAAACAGCGGCTCGTCCTCGGAATGGCGCTTGTCGGTAAGCCTGATCTTCTCATTCTCGATGAGCCATCGACGGGACTCGATCCCTCCGGAGCGCGCGAAATGCGCGAGATCATCCGTCAGGAGCGCGACCGGGGCGCAGCTGTGTTCTTTTCGAGTCACATCCTCGGTCAGGTCGATGCAGTGTGTGATCGGGTCGGCATTCTCCGTGAAGGGGAACTCGTTGCAGAGGACACGGTCAGTGGGCTCCGAAACGCGGTTAGCACCGGATCGACACTGGTGGTCAACGTCGATCATGTTCCCAATGACATCAAAGGTCGGCTCCAAGCACTCACTGGTGTGTCGAGCGTCACTGTAGATGATACAGTCATCAAGATCGATACGAATAACGGATCGAAATCGGCGGTGTTGACCACGATCGAAGAGAGTGGCGTGAATGTCGAGGACTTCTCGACGAGAGACGCGTCGCTCGAAGATCTGTTCATTGCGTATACGAGCGACAAACAGGAGGTGACAGCATGA
- a CDS encoding universal stress protein: MSVLAVGFPDGESDRIVCDAGSYAASTDQSLIVAHIVPESSFARRQQSYAAFDTWDGEYSLTQAQDRAALIARTVATEALRGMSVAYRCVGRIGSLQREIQRLAREYDCEHLFMPRLRRPWYRRFSSDPLDVLSRSFSGPITTRPVSSSSLPE, encoded by the coding sequence ATGAGTGTTCTCGCTGTCGGATTCCCTGATGGGGAATCTGATCGAATCGTGTGTGATGCTGGTTCGTATGCAGCGAGTACCGATCAGTCTCTCATCGTGGCCCACATTGTCCCCGAGTCGTCGTTTGCTCGCCGCCAACAATCATACGCTGCCTTCGATACGTGGGATGGTGAGTATTCACTCACACAGGCCCAAGACCGCGCTGCGTTAATCGCCAGAACTGTCGCTACTGAGGCACTTCGAGGGATGTCTGTCGCGTATCGGTGCGTTGGGCGGATCGGTTCGCTTCAGCGGGAGATCCAGCGGTTGGCCCGCGAGTACGACTGTGAGCATCTATTCATGCCCCGCCTCCGACGACCGTGGTACCGACGATTCTCGTCCGACCCACTCGACGTTCTCTCACGCTCGTTTTCGGGTCCGATCACCACCCGTCCAGTGTCGTCTTCGTCACTACCAGAGTGA